In Chthoniobacterales bacterium, a single window of DNA contains:
- a CDS encoding alpha/beta hydrolase, producing the protein MEKILLYPGGSHDARGTEPHDQPWIDVYEPFGFEFQGNGILILPGGGYGMLSAQEGEGFAGWFRLLGYHCFVLNYRLGSQGYRHPSMWNDATRAMRILRSRSEEWGIPTNRFGVIGSSAGGHLAATLLTKWDRGDASSKDIIEQQSSRPDYGILCYPVISMKRQPHSGSRANLIGEDATPELDDLLSAEQHVAPDTAPCFIWHTVADPVVPVENSLNFASALRAERVSFELHCYETGDHGLGMKDGHPWTIPLLPWLRNRLR; encoded by the coding sequence ATGGAAAAAATCCTTCTTTACCCCGGCGGATCGCACGATGCCCGCGGAACCGAGCCGCACGATCAGCCCTGGATCGACGTTTACGAGCCGTTCGGATTCGAGTTTCAGGGAAATGGGATTCTCATTTTGCCAGGCGGCGGTTACGGAATGCTTTCGGCGCAGGAAGGCGAGGGATTTGCCGGGTGGTTTCGGCTCCTGGGCTATCATTGCTTCGTCCTGAATTATCGGCTTGGCAGCCAAGGCTATCGGCATCCTTCGATGTGGAACGACGCGACGCGCGCGATGCGAATCCTGCGCAGCCGCTCGGAGGAATGGGGCATTCCGACGAATCGTTTCGGGGTCATCGGCAGTTCGGCGGGCGGACATCTGGCGGCGACTTTGCTGACGAAATGGGACCGCGGCGATGCGAGTTCCAAGGACATCATCGAGCAGCAAAGCTCGCGTCCCGACTACGGGATTTTGTGTTATCCGGTGATCTCGATGAAGAGGCAGCCACACTCGGGTTCTCGCGCCAATCTGATCGGCGAAGACGCCACCCCGGAGTTGGATGATTTGCTGTCGGCAGAGCAGCATGTCGCGCCCGATACCGCGCCCTGCTTCATCTGGCACACCGTGGCTGATCCGGTCGTGCCGGTGGAAAATTCGCTGAACTTCGCCTCGGCCTTGCGCGCGGAGAGAGTTTCATTCGAGTTACACTGCTATGAGACTGGCGACCATGGACTGGGAATGAAGGATGGTCACCCGTGGACCATTCCCCTGCTCCCCTGGCTGCGGAATCGGCTGCGCTAG